A stretch of DNA from Rhizobacter sp.:
ACCCAGCGGTCGGGGCCCAGGCGGGCCGGGTGTTCGTAGCCGTTGGTCACGCCCGCAGCGTGGGCGGACGACACGACCCAGCGCGGGTCGATGTCCCAGATCTCCAGTTGCTCCTCGACCCGCCGGCGGATGCTCTCGCCGGCCACCACGCAGCCCAGCATGCTGGTGGGTGCAGGGAGTTTTTTCCAGTCGTGGTCGGCGAGGTGGTCGATGGTCTCGAGAAAGACAGCACCATGCGCCATCAAGGCGGCACCCGGCTGTGGCGAGGCGTACAAGCCCCATTTGAGGCGGGTGTTGCCGACGTCGATGGCGAGAAAGGTCATCAGGAAGAAGGAATGGACAACGGTGGTTGGGTGGCCAGCAGTTCGCGCACACGGGCCATGGTCTGCGAGGCCCACAGGCCCTTGAACGGCTTGAAGATACGGCCCTCGACTTCTTCGAGCAAGGCTTCCAGATCTTCGCGCGTGCGGGCGCGCCGCAACCGGAGCATGGTCAATGAGCCGGCGACCGGGGCTTCGGCCTTCACGGCACGCAGCAGGATGTCGCGCGCTTCTTCCAGCGCTTCGTCCTGTCCGCCCGATTGCCGCTCGGCCTCGATCGCGTCCATCGCCGCACCCGACACGCCCGACAACTCGTTGAGCGAGGAGTCGAGGTGCGACTCCGGCTGCAGGCTGGCGGCGGCGGGCAGGAAGCTGCTGATCACCGAGTCGGCCACGGGCACGGCTTCGGGAGCCGCCTGCGGCGCGGCCACCGCCGCGGCCGGCTCGGCCACGTCGACCTCCACGTCGACCGTCTCCAGCGGCATCGGCGCCGAATCGAGCGGCGCGGGGCGCGAGATCATGCCGAGATCGACCAACTCGTCGTAGCAGGTGTCGGGCGAGCCCGCGGCCTGGGCCAGCTGCCGTACCTCATCTTCCGGCCGGCGCCCGTCGACCAGCAACAGCACCGTGCGGTGGCGCTGGCTGAGCTTGCGCTGGCGGCTTTGCAATTCCTGGACGGCCTCGGACGTCTTGACGGGGACAAATGGCGTGGGCACGGCAACACTCCTCTGACTGCTTTTCTCTCCGGGCGCCCTCCAGCACCCGCTGTGGCCGGGATTTTGAGGCCAAACCCTTCTTTCGAGAGCGCCCGAAAACCCGCCCGAGCCCGCCTGCCCGCCCCGTGGACAGGGGTGTCGGGCCCGAGGGGGATACACTGCCAATTGACGTATACGTCAATTGGAGGCGACGTGCCCGGACCCACCCCGAACCTCAAGCCCTACCAGCACGCGACGGCGAACGGCAAACCCGCCCGCTTCGATCTGGACAAGGTTTCGCCGCAAGCCAAGCCTTACTCCAGCGGCGACAAAGCCGCCGACAAGGCCGCCGTGGAAGCGCTCGCGCAAGAGCTCGACGCGCTGCAAAACCTCTTCTTTGCCGACCGCCGCTTCAAGCTCCTGGTGGTGTTGCAAGGCACCGACACCAGCGGCAAAGACGGCACGCTGCGCGGCGTGTTCGGCCAGATGAGCGCGCTCGGCGTGCACACCGTGGCCTGGAAGGCGCCCACCGAGCCCGAGCGGGCGCGCGACTACCTCTGGCGCATCCACCAGCAGGTGCCGGCCGCGGGTGAGGTGACGATCTTCAACCGCAGCCACTACGAAGACGTGCTCGTGCCGGCGGTCAACCAATGGATCACCCCGGCGCAGGTGAAAGAGCGCTATGCCCACATCAACGCCTTCGAGCGCATGCTCACCGAGACCGGCACGGTGATCGTGAAGTTCATGCTGCACATCTCGAAAGACGAGCAGCGCAGCCGCCTGCAGGAGCGGCTCGACGACCCGACCAAGCGCTGGAAGTTCTCGGCCGGCGACCTCGAGGTGCGCAAGCAGTGGAGCGCCTACCAGCAGGCCTATGCCGACGCGATCTCGGCCACCGGCACGCCCTGGGCGCCGTGGACCATCGTGCCGGCCGACTCGAAGACCCACCGCAACCTGATGATCGCCAGCGTGATGAAGCAGGTGTTCGAGTCGCTGAAGCTGCGCTATCCCCCCGACGACCCGGCGCTCAAGAACCTCAAAGTGGTCTGACCCAGAACCACACCAGGAGACAAAGACATGACCGACCTCTCCGCCGAGCACAAGGCGCTCGCGAATTACCGCCCGACGAACAAGGTGCGCTTCGTCACCGCGGCCAGCCTCTTCGACGGGCACGATGCCGCCATCAACATCATGCGGCGCATCCTGCAGAGCATGGGCGCCGAAGTGATCCACCTCGGGCACAACCGCTCGGTCGACGAGGTGGTGACGGCGGCGCTGCAAGAGGATGTGCAAGGCATCGCGATCAGCTCCTACCAGGGCGGGCACGTCGAGTACTTCAAGTACATGGTGGACCTGCTGCGCGAGCGCGGCGGCGCGCACATCCAGGTGTTCGGTGGGGGCGGCGGCGTGATCGTGCCGAGCGAGATCGCCGAGCTGCAGGGCTACGGGGTGGCGCGCATCTACAGCCCGGAAGACGGCCAGCGCATGGGGCTGCAGGGGATGATCGGCGAGATGGTGATGCGTTGCGACCACGCGCTGTCGTCGCATGCGCCCACCTCGCTGGCTGCCATCCAGGGGCACAGCGAAGCGAACTGGCGGGCGCTGGCGCAACTCATCACGGCACTGGAGAACGGCGCGGCCGA
This window harbors:
- a CDS encoding polyphosphate--nucleotide phosphotransferase, coding for MTYTSIGGDVPGPTPNLKPYQHATANGKPARFDLDKVSPQAKPYSSGDKAADKAAVEALAQELDALQNLFFADRRFKLLVVLQGTDTSGKDGTLRGVFGQMSALGVHTVAWKAPTEPERARDYLWRIHQQVPAAGEVTIFNRSHYEDVLVPAVNQWITPAQVKERYAHINAFERMLTETGTVIVKFMLHISKDEQRSRLQERLDDPTKRWKFSAGDLEVRKQWSAYQQAYADAISATGTPWAPWTIVPADSKTHRNLMIASVMKQVFESLKLRYPPDDPALKNLKVV